One segment of Nostoc piscinale CENA21 DNA contains the following:
- a CDS encoding DUF2993 domain-containing protein: protein MFGGLTGLQDPKGTDWGERMLNTVASQTIRHLFTQSESVEVLVRCYPSSKLLQGSIDSFKMNGRGLVIRRDFAVEEMSFETDAVAIDFGAVLSGKLSLKQPTQAIAQVVLSETGINQAFKAELVKKRLVNLDVPALTELSGGQPVSFPEVQVQLLPENRLRITAKADLNNGELVPVNMTVSIAVERRRRISFKDPQIDLEQVPETQRATSQTLSAALAEILDNMVDLDRFDLDGVKMRLNRLETEGQKLIFSGYAEIERIPRSGGSAT from the coding sequence ATGTTCGGCGGACTAACTGGTTTACAAGATCCTAAAGGCACTGACTGGGGTGAGCGAATGCTCAACACAGTGGCCAGCCAAACGATTCGCCATCTGTTTACCCAAAGCGAGTCAGTAGAAGTCTTGGTACGCTGCTATCCCTCCAGTAAGTTGTTGCAAGGTAGCATTGATAGTTTCAAAATGAACGGACGTGGCTTGGTGATCCGCAGAGATTTTGCGGTGGAAGAGATGTCCTTTGAAACGGATGCAGTGGCGATAGATTTTGGCGCGGTATTAAGTGGCAAATTAAGCCTGAAGCAACCCACGCAAGCGATCGCCCAAGTAGTATTATCTGAAACAGGTATTAACCAGGCTTTTAAGGCAGAACTCGTGAAAAAGCGCCTAGTTAACCTTGATGTACCTGCCTTAACAGAATTATCTGGTGGTCAGCCAGTTTCCTTTCCTGAAGTTCAGGTACAACTTTTACCAGAAAATCGCCTGCGAATTACCGCAAAAGCCGATTTAAATAATGGCGAACTCGTCCCCGTAAATATGACAGTTTCCATCGCGGTGGAACGGCGGCGACGTATTTCTTTTAAAGACCCCCAAATTGACCTTGAACAAGTCCCAGAAACGCAACGAGCAACTTCTCAAACCCTGAGTGCGGCACTGGCAGAAATTTTAGATAATATGGTCGATTTAGATCGTTTTGACTTAGATGGAGTCAAAATGCGACTTAATCGTTTGGAAACTGAAGGGCAAAAATTAATTTTCAGTGGATATGCTGAGATTGAACGTATCCCTCGGAGCGGGGGAAGTGCAACTTAA
- a CDS encoding DUF3493 domain-containing protein, translating to MVDPNPKTRLNPEQYARLKAEIAAPYRGLRQFIYIGVGASSFIGAFVFFFRVLAGKELDTALPNLALQVGIVALMVFLWRWEKSRQLPR from the coding sequence ATGGTAGACCCAAATCCCAAAACACGCCTAAATCCAGAACAATATGCCCGTCTCAAAGCAGAGATCGCCGCACCTTATCGCGGCTTACGGCAATTTATTTATATTGGCGTGGGAGCTTCTAGTTTTATTGGCGCATTTGTCTTCTTTTTTCGCGTACTTGCAGGTAAAGAACTTGATACTGCTTTACCGAATTTAGCATTGCAAGTCGGAATTGTTGCCCTGATGGTCTTTTTGTGGCGCTGGGAAAAAAGTCGGCAACTACCTAGATAA
- a CDS encoding M42 family metallopeptidase yields the protein MWDYEQLFKIIEELVMHHSPSGAEGEINQFLLQQFVALGVEVWSDRADNIIAKIPGKDSSRAIAITAHKDEIGAIVKTVGEAGKVEVRKLGGAFPWVYGEGVVDLLGDNETISGILSFGSRHVSHESPQKVQQEDTPVKWENAWIETKRTTAQLEAAGIRPGTRMVVGKHRKHPIRLNNHIASYTLDNKASVAILLGLAQTLKQPACDVYLVASAKEEVGAIGALFFTQNQQLDALIALEICPLSEEYPVQDNENPVLLSQDAYGIYDENLNLQLCRAAKQLDISVQLTILSGFGSDASIAMKFGHVGRAACLAFPTQNTHGYEIAHLGAIANCINLLKGFCETFTE from the coding sequence ATGTGGGATTACGAGCAGTTATTTAAAATTATTGAAGAATTGGTTATGCACCATTCGCCTAGCGGTGCAGAGGGTGAGATTAACCAATTTTTACTCCAGCAATTTGTCGCCCTGGGAGTAGAAGTGTGGAGCGATCGCGCCGACAATATTATTGCTAAAATTCCAGGGAAGGACTCTAGTAGAGCGATCGCTATTACCGCCCACAAAGATGAAATTGGGGCAATTGTCAAAACAGTTGGCGAAGCAGGTAAAGTAGAAGTCCGCAAACTTGGCGGTGCTTTTCCTTGGGTGTATGGCGAAGGTGTAGTTGATTTGCTAGGAGACAATGAAACTATCTCTGGTATTCTCAGCTTTGGTTCTCGCCATGTCTCTCACGAATCTCCTCAAAAAGTCCAGCAAGAAGATACACCTGTAAAATGGGAAAATGCCTGGATTGAAACCAAGCGCACCACTGCCCAACTAGAAGCCGCAGGTATTCGACCAGGAACCAGAATGGTTGTTGGTAAACATCGCAAACATCCCATTCGCTTAAACAATCACATTGCCAGCTACACCTTAGATAATAAAGCGTCTGTTGCTATTCTGTTAGGTTTAGCGCAAACCCTGAAGCAACCAGCCTGTGATGTGTATTTAGTAGCCTCAGCCAAAGAAGAAGTCGGCGCAATTGGGGCGTTATTTTTTACCCAAAATCAGCAATTAGATGCTTTGATTGCTTTAGAAATCTGCCCACTATCTGAGGAATACCCAGTTCAGGATAATGAAAATCCGGTGTTGCTATCTCAAGATGCCTATGGCATATATGACGAAAACTTGAATCTACAATTATGCCGTGCTGCCAAGCAACTAGATATATCTGTACAGTTAACCATTCTCAGTGGCTTTGGTAGTGATGCCTCCATCGCCATGAAATTCGGCCATGTCGGTCGTGCAGCTTGTTTGGCATTTCCCACACAAAACACCCACGGTTATGAAATTGCCCATTTAGGTGCGATCGCTAACTGTATTAATCTGTTAAAAGGCTTTTGTGAAACATTCACCGAATAA
- a CDS encoding class II aldolase/adducin family protein: MQTISVQKPNAPEPPKFTSIPEERLHRKQRLAAALRLFSRYGFDEGIAGHITARDPETPEHFWVNPFGMHFGLIRVSDLILVNQEGEVILGDRPVNRAAFAIHSQIHAARPDVVAAAHAHSIYGKSWSSLGRLLDPLTQDACAFYQDHSLFDDYTGVVLDPQEGQRIAQTLGTNKAIILKNHGLLTVGHSVDEAAWWFTTMERSCQAQLLAEAAGKPSPIKHEYAEIAHTQVGSHNLGWFSFQPLYEMIVRQEPDLLE; encoded by the coding sequence ATGCAAACAATATCTGTACAAAAACCAAACGCACCTGAACCACCAAAATTTACCTCCATTCCCGAAGAACGCCTACACCGGAAACAAAGATTAGCAGCCGCCTTGCGGTTATTTTCCCGCTATGGTTTTGATGAGGGAATTGCAGGTCACATCACAGCACGCGACCCGGAAACGCCGGAACATTTTTGGGTGAATCCTTTTGGAATGCACTTTGGTTTAATTCGCGTGAGTGATTTGATTTTAGTTAATCAAGAAGGTGAGGTAATTTTAGGCGATCGCCCAGTGAATCGGGCTGCGTTTGCCATTCATTCTCAAATTCATGCAGCCAGACCGGATGTCGTCGCCGCCGCCCATGCTCATTCTATTTATGGTAAAAGTTGGTCAAGTCTTGGTCGCTTGCTTGACCCCCTTACCCAAGATGCTTGTGCTTTTTACCAAGACCACAGCTTATTTGATGACTATACAGGGGTAGTGCTTGACCCACAGGAAGGCCAGCGTATTGCCCAAACCCTTGGTACAAACAAAGCCATTATCCTGAAAAACCACGGTTTACTCACGGTTGGTCACTCAGTTGATGAGGCTGCTTGGTGGTTTACCACAATGGAGCGTTCTTGTCAAGCACAATTATTAGCTGAGGCTGCGGGTAAACCCAGCCCCATTAAACATGAGTATGCAGAGATAGCACATACTCAAGTTGGTTCGCATAATTTAGGTTGGTTCAGCTTTCAACCTTTATACGAGATGATTGTGCGCCAAGAACCTGATTTGTTGGAGTGA
- a CDS encoding SGNH/GDSL hydrolase family protein, whose protein sequence is MKKQLLAAGFVVLSLVLPQKALAANFSQLYVFGDSLSDTGNVFNATGGTFPPTNSYFNGRLSNGPLWVEYFGNQLGLNPALVTDLNNGNPTQGINFAFGGSASGLGNAVVPTAQAPGVLGQVFLFAQSLLANNQTADPNALYVVWGGANDFLFPNPQDSSIPVNNINLALNTLVSVGVRNLLVFNLPDLGKLPGATIDNRVPATLTQSTNDFNFGLQAAVTALSQNPNLNIIPVDVNSLFNRAIASPATFGLNNVTQACLSRLDICQNNQNQFLFWDNFHPTTTAHQFIAETALAAIQAQEVPESSTTLGLLALGVVGGVGIRKRQQKKLAVTPTNQVLGAQSSRIKVES, encoded by the coding sequence ATGAAAAAACAATTGTTGGCGGCTGGCTTTGTCGTTTTATCTTTGGTGTTGCCGCAGAAAGCTTTGGCTGCGAATTTTAGCCAGCTTTATGTATTTGGTGATAGCTTATCTGATACAGGTAATGTTTTCAATGCAACAGGTGGTACCTTTCCTCCAACTAACAGTTACTTTAATGGCCGTCTCTCTAATGGCCCTTTATGGGTGGAATATTTTGGCAATCAATTGGGATTAAACCCTGCTTTAGTCACCGATTTGAATAATGGTAATCCCACCCAAGGTATTAACTTTGCCTTTGGTGGTTCTGCGTCTGGTTTGGGTAATGCGGTTGTCCCTACAGCACAAGCACCAGGAGTTTTAGGACAAGTCTTTTTATTTGCCCAATCTCTGTTAGCTAATAACCAGACTGCTGATCCGAATGCACTGTATGTTGTGTGGGGTGGTGCTAATGACTTTCTCTTCCCCAATCCCCAAGATTCATCAATACCAGTTAATAACATTAATCTGGCATTAAATACCCTGGTGAGTGTGGGTGTGAGAAATCTTTTAGTATTCAATTTGCCCGATTTAGGCAAGCTTCCAGGCGCTACTATAGATAATCGAGTTCCGGCTACTCTGACGCAATCAACTAATGATTTTAATTTTGGCTTGCAAGCAGCTGTCACTGCTTTAAGTCAAAATCCCAATCTGAATATTATTCCTGTGGATGTCAATTCTCTGTTTAATCGGGCGATCGCATCTCCGGCGACATTCGGTTTAAATAATGTCACACAAGCTTGTCTATCTCGGTTGGATATCTGTCAAAACAACCAAAATCAGTTTTTATTTTGGGACAATTTTCATCCTACTACCACGGCGCATCAATTCATCGCAGAGACCGCATTGGCCGCTATCCAAGCACAGGAGGTTCCCGAATCTTCGACCACTTTAGGATTATTGGCGCTTGGTGTTGTGGGTGGAGTCGGAATACGCAAGCGCCAACAAAAAAAGCTGGCTGTCACTCCAACAAATCAGGTTCTTGGCGCACAATCATCTCGTATAAAGGTTGAAAGCTGA
- a CDS encoding S-layer homology domain-containing protein, whose amino-acid sequence MLLRKRPAALLSLAVLLTSLTACSNNPAAKNLENSLAADPRLQNNPVVFGETSKNEAPAQNETTVQLPADFPKEIPLYTNATLQEITPASNSNNQVSTRWLSSDPSNFITSFYRSQLQDNNWQILQQPTDDVGTFEARRNDLLVKVSIQPQSVTNPAPNQPQTATSIVIDYAPNSTNTAQSTPTTNNTPQPGDSQFIGPVAPNTATPQPSTTPNNSTTTATTATAQEFSDLNKVPQELRQHIQDLAALGVLSVESSASKANSNNTNLFEPSKIITRRMYARWLVTANNAMYPNNSTKQIRLASETTQPAFSDVPKTDLDFPAIQGLAEAGLIPSTLSGDTTAVLFRPDAPLTREQMIFWKVPLDTRQALPTASLDAVKQTWGFQDAGKIDPKALRAILADFQSAEQSNIRRIFGYTTLFQPKKPVTRAEAAAALWYFGTLGDGVSAADALKVKRSPT is encoded by the coding sequence GTGCTTCTTCGCAAACGTCCAGCCGCCTTATTGAGTTTGGCTGTTTTACTTACTTCCCTAACAGCTTGTAGCAACAATCCAGCCGCTAAAAACCTGGAAAATTCTTTGGCGGCTGATCCCCGACTGCAAAACAACCCAGTTGTTTTTGGAGAAACTAGCAAAAACGAAGCACCAGCACAAAACGAAACAACAGTTCAGCTTCCTGCGGATTTTCCTAAAGAGATTCCGTTGTATACAAATGCCACACTTCAAGAAATTACACCTGCGAGTAATTCCAATAATCAAGTATCGACTCGCTGGTTGAGTTCTGATCCCAGCAATTTTATTACCAGCTTTTATCGTAGCCAGTTGCAAGATAATAACTGGCAAATTCTACAACAGCCAACTGATGATGTGGGTACTTTTGAAGCACGACGCAATGATTTGTTAGTCAAGGTATCTATTCAACCTCAATCTGTGACAAATCCTGCACCTAATCAACCACAAACAGCTACCAGCATCGTGATTGATTATGCACCCAATAGTACCAATACTGCACAATCTACACCCACAACTAACAATACTCCCCAACCTGGTGATTCGCAGTTTATTGGGCCAGTAGCACCTAACACTGCAACTCCCCAACCCAGCACTACACCAAATAATTCAACCACCACTGCAACTACAGCAACAGCTCAAGAATTTTCTGACCTCAACAAAGTACCGCAAGAATTACGCCAACATATCCAAGACTTAGCTGCATTGGGTGTGTTATCGGTGGAATCTTCAGCAAGTAAGGCTAATTCCAATAACACAAACTTATTTGAACCCAGTAAAATCATCACTCGCCGAATGTATGCACGGTGGTTGGTTACGGCTAATAATGCAATGTATCCGAATAATTCCACTAAGCAGATACGTTTGGCTAGTGAAACTACGCAACCTGCTTTTAGTGATGTACCAAAAACAGACCTAGATTTTCCCGCAATTCAAGGATTAGCTGAAGCTGGTTTAATTCCTAGTACTTTATCGGGAGACACAACCGCAGTTTTGTTTCGTCCTGATGCGCCTTTAACTAGGGAACAGATGATTTTTTGGAAAGTACCTTTGGATACTCGCCAAGCTTTACCGACTGCTAGTTTAGATGCTGTCAAACAAACGTGGGGTTTTCAAGATGCTGGAAAAATCGACCCGAAGGCCTTAAGGGCAATTTTGGCAGATTTTCAAAGTGCGGAACAATCAAATATTCGGCGAATATTTGGCTATACAACGCTGTTTCAACCGAAAAAACCAGTGACTCGTGCTGAGGCGGCGGCGGCTCTATGGTATTTCGGCACGCTAGGCGATGGTGTATCGGCTGCCGATGCTTTGAAGGTGAAGCGATCGCCTACCTAA
- a CDS encoding rhomboid family intramembrane serine protease, giving the protein MFPLYDENPTRITPYFTYGLIGMNVLVFLHEVSLSNAQLNLFLREYAVVPRELTYNFSGEWITLITSQFLHGGWWHLISNMVFLWVFGNNIEDRLGHFKYLVFYLACGALAALCQWVIGIESPIPSLGASGAISGVLGAYLIRFPHARITTLIFLGFFVTTISVPALVVIGIFFVQNVISGLASLQAAANMSVQTGGVAYWAHIGGFVFGIILAPLFGLFKRDYE; this is encoded by the coding sequence GTGTTTCCACTCTATGACGAAAATCCCACGCGAATCACACCGTATTTTACTTACGGTTTGATTGGCATGAACGTTTTAGTTTTTCTTCATGAAGTGAGTTTATCTAATGCCCAGTTGAATCTTTTTCTCCGCGAGTATGCTGTAGTACCCAGAGAATTAACCTATAACTTTTCTGGTGAGTGGATAACTTTGATTACATCACAGTTTCTCCACGGTGGTTGGTGGCACTTGATATCTAATATGGTCTTCCTGTGGGTCTTTGGCAACAACATCGAAGACCGTTTGGGTCATTTCAAATATCTGGTTTTTTATTTGGCCTGTGGTGCTTTAGCTGCTTTGTGTCAGTGGGTGATAGGAATTGAGTCTCCTATTCCTTCTTTGGGGGCTAGTGGTGCAATTTCTGGAGTTTTAGGTGCATATTTAATTCGTTTTCCTCATGCCAGAATTACAACCTTAATATTCTTAGGTTTTTTTGTCACTACAATTAGCGTTCCAGCACTGGTAGTCATTGGCATTTTCTTTGTACAGAATGTCATCTCTGGTCTCGCCAGCCTGCAAGCTGCTGCTAACATGAGTGTCCAAACTGGGGGTGTTGCTTATTGGGCGCATATCGGTGGCTTTGTTTTTGGAATTATACTTGCGCCCTTGTTTGGGTTATTTAAACGTGACTATGAATAG
- a CDS encoding glycosyltransferase family 2 protein: MIPTYNRLPILEKCLRALEMQELSASTTVSDYEIVLVDDGSTDGTLEWLAAHKQEFPHIRCFQQDHAGPAAARNLGVEQALGDTIIFIDSDLVVLKNFLQAHADALLQGKEKLGSDRFFTYGAVINTCNFENPTAEPYKITDFSAAFFATGNVAIPKHWLTKAGLFDTGFQLYGWEDLELGVRLKNLGLQLIKCPAAVGYHWHPPFNLEQIPNLIEKEIQRGRMGVLFYQKHPTWEVRMMIQMTWLHRLLWGILSLNGLLNERTMAPFLRWLIKLGKPQLALEVARIFLNWYNVKGVYEAYAQSTGK; this comes from the coding sequence GTGATACCAACTTATAATCGTCTGCCGATTTTAGAAAAGTGCCTCCGAGCCTTGGAAATGCAGGAATTGAGTGCGTCAACTACAGTGAGTGATTACGAAATTGTTTTAGTAGATGATGGTTCTACAGATGGAACCTTAGAATGGTTGGCAGCACACAAGCAAGAGTTTCCCCATATCCGATGCTTTCAGCAAGACCATGCAGGCCCGGCGGCGGCGCGGAATTTGGGTGTAGAACAGGCACTTGGTGATACGATTATATTTATCGATAGCGATTTAGTAGTGCTGAAAAACTTTCTGCAAGCTCACGCTGACGCATTATTGCAGGGAAAAGAGAAATTAGGAAGCGATCGCTTTTTTACTTATGGTGCAGTAATTAATACTTGTAATTTCGAGAATCCCACTGCGGAACCTTATAAAATTACCGATTTCTCCGCGGCTTTTTTCGCTACAGGTAACGTTGCTATTCCTAAACATTGGTTAACTAAAGCTGGATTATTCGATACTGGTTTCCAACTGTATGGATGGGAAGATTTAGAATTAGGTGTCCGACTGAAAAACTTAGGACTACAACTTATCAAATGTCCCGCAGCCGTGGGATATCATTGGCATCCACCATTTAATTTAGAACAAATTCCTAACTTGATTGAAAAAGAAATTCAACGCGGCCGTATGGGAGTTTTGTTTTATCAAAAGCATCCCACTTGGGAAGTGCGAATGATGATTCAAATGACATGGCTGCACCGTTTACTGTGGGGTATTCTCTCACTGAATGGTCTGCTGAATGAACGCACAATGGCTCCCTTTTTACGCTGGCTGATTAAATTAGGTAAACCCCAATTGGCATTGGAAGTAGCTCGGATTTTTCTCAATTGGTACAACGTCAAAGGCGTATATGAAGCTTATGCACAGTCAACTGGGAAGTAA
- a CDS encoding ABC transporter permease, producing the protein MKYWRETIAVTQRILIELLRRRRSLIFWSIFPISVLILGGFILAERAKLPINTAFEYTAPSTLVGAALFFSCLGGTVATIVAEREQQTIKRLFLSPLSGVSYFFGIFLAHSCIGLGQALLVYTVAAFWGATFKGSIFLGLIIILMSMAAYVGLGFILGTQLARRIEDVNALVAAFGVPLLILGGAFLPSSLFPKSLINIAQYNPIYHMNEAFVGVSNNGKQISDITSHFWFLLIFTLLMVLGGWLSYRRMLLVERKL; encoded by the coding sequence ATGAAATATTGGCGCGAAACTATCGCTGTCACCCAGCGCATCTTAATTGAATTACTCCGTCGGCGACGCAGCCTGATTTTTTGGAGTATTTTTCCAATTTCCGTCTTAATTCTCGGTGGATTTATTTTAGCAGAACGCGCAAAACTACCAATCAACACAGCTTTTGAATATACTGCACCTTCTACATTAGTCGGTGCGGCTTTATTTTTCAGTTGTTTGGGTGGTACAGTTGCAACCATCGTTGCAGAACGAGAACAGCAAACTATCAAACGCTTGTTTCTTTCACCATTGAGTGGTGTATCCTACTTTTTCGGAATTTTTTTAGCTCATAGTTGCATTGGCTTAGGACAAGCTTTACTCGTGTATACTGTTGCTGCGTTTTGGGGCGCAACATTTAAAGGTTCAATTTTTTTAGGATTAATAATTATTTTGATGAGTATGGCGGCTTACGTCGGCTTAGGTTTTATTTTAGGTACACAATTAGCTAGACGAATTGAAGATGTAAATGCTTTAGTTGCTGCTTTTGGCGTACCTTTATTAATCTTAGGTGGGGCTTTTCTACCAAGTTCATTGTTTCCTAAAAGTTTAATCAACATTGCCCAATATAACCCGATTTATCACATGAATGAGGCATTTGTTGGAGTTTCGAATAATGGCAAGCAAATTAGTGATATTACATCTCATTTTTGGTTTTTATTAATTTTTACTTTGCTAATGGTGCTGGGTGGATGGTTATCTTATCGCCGCATGTTACTAGTAGAAAGAAAATTATGA
- a CDS encoding DUF1624 domain-containing protein → MDSSITTNSHSDQIQTKRIISLDMLRGLVMVLMVLDHVRDFFTNVRFRPTDLTQTNIPLFFTRWITHLCAPTFIFLAGVAAYLYFENRLQSKHELSRYLIIRGLWLVFLELTVVRFAWIFDPTYSFSLAGVLWAIGWSMVVLAVLVRMPIPFIAAFGLVLIFGHNLFDQIHAEQLGKLGWLWAILHEPKMLMPLANKKLFIGYPLIPWIGVMATGYAFGSFMKQEKSLRQQLFLRLGLGLIAGFVVLRAVNIYGDPSPWTVQKNFAFTILSFINCQKYPPSLLYLLITLGIAMLLLYLFEKYRLRILQPLVLFGQFPLFFYIIHLWLIHLAAILLALPKYGLKAINLPFLFSSLMPADYGYDLPMLYNFWIIMIILLYPICSWFRSYKTKHPRKLSSN, encoded by the coding sequence ATGGATTCTTCAATTACAACAAATTCTCATTCTGACCAAATACAAACTAAAAGAATCATCTCCCTAGATATGTTGCGCGGTTTAGTAATGGTGTTAATGGTGCTAGACCATGTACGAGATTTCTTTACTAATGTTCGCTTCCGTCCGACAGACTTAACACAAACAAATATCCCCCTGTTTTTCACACGCTGGATAACTCATTTGTGCGCTCCAACATTTATATTCTTAGCTGGAGTCGCAGCTTATCTTTATTTTGAAAATCGACTGCAAAGCAAGCATGAATTATCACGCTATCTCATAATTCGAGGACTGTGGTTAGTATTTTTAGAGTTAACAGTGGTACGTTTTGCCTGGATATTTGATCCTACCTACTCCTTTTCGTTAGCTGGTGTTCTGTGGGCAATTGGTTGGTCAATGGTTGTGTTAGCAGTATTAGTTAGAATGCCAATTCCTTTCATAGCTGCTTTCGGACTTGTACTGATATTTGGACATAATTTATTTGATCAGATTCATGCGGAACAACTAGGAAAATTGGGTTGGTTATGGGCAATTCTTCATGAACCCAAAATGCTGATGCCTTTGGCTAATAAAAAGTTATTTATTGGCTATCCTCTGATTCCTTGGATTGGGGTAATGGCAACAGGTTATGCCTTTGGGAGTTTCATGAAGCAGGAAAAAAGTTTGCGACAGCAATTATTCTTGCGGTTAGGACTGGGTTTAATTGCTGGCTTTGTGGTTCTCCGCGCTGTAAATATCTATGGCGATCCTTCACCCTGGACTGTACAAAAGAATTTTGCGTTTACCATACTATCGTTTATTAACTGTCAAAAATATCCACCTTCATTACTATATTTATTAATCACATTAGGTATAGCAATGCTCTTACTTTATCTATTTGAAAAGTATAGATTACGGATTTTACAACCTCTAGTTTTATTTGGTCAATTTCCTTTATTTTTTTATATAATTCACCTCTGGCTAATTCATTTAGCAGCCATTTTGCTGGCTTTACCTAAATATGGTTTAAAAGCAATTAATCTACCTTTTCTTTTTTCTTCCCTAATGCCTGCCGACTATGGATATGATTTACCAATGCTCTACAATTTTTGGATAATTATGATAATTCTGCTTTATCCTATTTGTAGTTGGTTTAGAAGTTACAAAACAAAGCATCCTCGCAAATTATCATCAAACTAA
- a CDS encoding cytochrome b: protein MIQQRRKKRPIALRSKTITKFRCIEMNLTSAVKKARINSAFKQLMSVHWIMSACYLVLFITGSGMARLSRGTFLRSEIYDFHKSIGALVVALLTWRILVLLQVWWRKYTKNLPRFTPEWTRKFILHTLLYLLMFAVPVSGFFFF, encoded by the coding sequence GTGATTCAGCAACGCCGAAAAAAACGCCCAATAGCACTGCGAAGTAAAACCATAACAAAATTCAGATGTATTGAGATGAATTTAACATCAGCAGTTAAGAAAGCTAGGATTAATTCTGCGTTTAAGCAACTCATGTCTGTACATTGGATCATGTCTGCCTGTTATTTAGTTTTATTTATAACTGGTTCAGGTATGGCGCGTTTATCTCGTGGAACTTTCCTAAGATCAGAAATATATGATTTTCATAAATCAATCGGAGCTTTGGTAGTAGCTTTGCTAACTTGGCGGATTTTAGTGTTGTTGCAGGTATGGTGGCGAAAATACACTAAAAATTTGCCAAGGTTTACTCCTGAATGGACACGTAAATTTATACTCCATACTCTGCTTTATTTATTAATGTTTGCAGTTCCCGTTAGTGGGTTCTTTTTTTTCTAA